One segment of Streptomyces sp. XD-27 DNA contains the following:
- a CDS encoding flavin reductase family protein, with product MPVADFRALMSAFPTGVAVVTTYGADGRPRGLTCSSLASVTADPPTLSVCLTTRGETLRALRAYGAFAVNLLHHGGQRAAEVFARPAANRFAEVEWCPSPDAGLPWLTRDAFAVADCHVSEWAEVGDHTVVMGEVTAVVQESGAPLLYGARGFAVWPGGEVPGPVPAREGVAS from the coding sequence GTGCCCGTGGCCGACTTCCGGGCACTGATGAGCGCCTTCCCGACCGGCGTCGCCGTCGTCACGACGTACGGCGCCGACGGACGGCCGCGCGGGCTGACGTGTTCGTCGCTCGCGAGCGTCACGGCCGACCCGCCGACCCTGTCGGTGTGCCTGACCACGCGCGGCGAGACGCTACGGGCGCTGCGCGCGTACGGCGCCTTCGCGGTCAACCTGCTGCACCACGGCGGGCAGCGCGCGGCGGAGGTGTTCGCCCGACCGGCCGCGAACCGGTTCGCCGAGGTCGAGTGGTGCCCCTCGCCCGACGCCGGGCTGCCGTGGCTGACCCGCGACGCGTTCGCGGTGGCCGACTGCCACGTGTCGGAATGGGCGGAAGTCGGCGACCATACAGTCGTCATGGGCGAGGTGACCGCCGTCGTCCAGGAGTCGGGCGCGCCGCTGCTCTACGGCGCGCGCGGATTCGCCGTCTGGCCCGGCGGCGAGGTGCCGGGGCCGGTGCCGGCTCGGGAGGGGGTGGCGTCATGA
- a CDS encoding cation:proton antiporter translates to MTSLHADPLARFLLAAAVVVLISHLLGSLLGRLGQAPVIGEILGGLLLGPSALGWVWPEAKEWLLPKEVTTTLTTTAQLGLVTFMFLLGCELRLERVRAGRSAVGAAVIGGMGLPFLMGVGIAAAAPDVLRGDDGQHTGYLLFFGLALSVTALPVLARILVDMGLDTTRIGSFALVTAAFGDGIAWLVLTAVLALSGTGGTGDVAVTAALVLALVASTRLLVRPLLAAFLSRAEGNERVERLVLPLLLAGALGYASLTEIIGLHPVIGAFLFGMAVPRGSAAAARMHQQLQGFTQALLLPLFFAGVGLSVSVGELGFSAWHWLVLVGVVLAAAAGKFIGAGGAAWLIGLPRAEALQFGALMNCRGVTELVVAGIGWQAGLISSAGLTTLVLMALVTTAMTGPLLSALGATAAKSTIPAPSTPEPTSAEPKSLVPPTASAASPTPVACLPVDSTPVEV, encoded by the coding sequence ATGACGAGTCTGCACGCGGATCCGCTGGCGCGCTTTCTGCTCGCGGCCGCCGTGGTCGTCCTCATCAGCCACCTGCTCGGCTCGCTGCTCGGCCGGCTCGGCCAGGCCCCGGTCATCGGGGAGATCCTCGGCGGCCTGCTGCTCGGTCCCTCCGCGCTCGGCTGGGTGTGGCCGGAGGCGAAGGAGTGGCTGCTGCCGAAGGAGGTCACGACGACGCTGACCACCACCGCGCAACTGGGCCTGGTCACCTTCATGTTCCTGCTCGGCTGCGAGCTCCGCCTGGAACGGGTGCGGGCGGGCAGGTCGGCGGTGGGGGCCGCGGTCATCGGCGGCATGGGCCTGCCGTTCCTCATGGGGGTGGGCATCGCGGCGGCGGCACCGGACGTGCTACGCGGCGACGACGGGCAGCACACCGGCTACCTGCTGTTCTTCGGGCTCGCCCTGTCGGTCACGGCACTTCCGGTCCTCGCCCGGATCCTGGTCGACATGGGCCTGGACACCACCAGGATCGGCTCGTTCGCCCTGGTCACGGCGGCGTTCGGGGACGGCATCGCCTGGCTGGTGCTGACCGCGGTGCTGGCGCTCAGCGGCACCGGGGGCACCGGGGACGTGGCGGTCACCGCCGCCCTGGTGCTTGCCCTCGTCGCCTCCACCCGGCTGTTGGTCCGTCCGCTGCTCGCGGCCTTCCTCTCACGCGCCGAGGGGAACGAGCGCGTCGAGCGCCTGGTGCTGCCGCTGCTGCTCGCAGGGGCGCTGGGCTACGCCAGTCTGACCGAGATCATCGGGCTGCATCCGGTGATCGGCGCGTTCCTGTTCGGCATGGCGGTGCCGCGCGGCTCCGCGGCCGCCGCCCGGATGCACCAGCAGTTGCAGGGCTTCACCCAGGCGCTGCTGCTCCCGCTGTTCTTCGCCGGGGTCGGGCTCAGCGTGTCCGTCGGCGAGCTCGGGTTCAGCGCCTGGCACTGGCTGGTGCTGGTGGGTGTCGTACTCGCCGCTGCCGCGGGCAAGTTCATCGGAGCCGGCGGCGCGGCGTGGCTGATCGGTCTCCCCCGCGCCGAGGCTCTGCAGTTCGGCGCACTGATGAACTGCCGCGGCGTCACCGAGCTGGTGGTCGCCGGCATCGGCTGGCAGGCGGGTCTGATCAGCTCCGCGGGCCTGACCACCCTCGTCCTGATGGCGCTGGTCACCACCGCGATGACCGGGCCGCTCCTGTCGGCTCTGGGCGCGACCGCGGCGAAGTCCACGATCCCTGCCCCCAGTACCCCTGAGCCCACGTCCGCCGAGCCCAAGTCCCTGGTTCCGCCGACCGCTTCGGCGGCCTCGCCGACTCCCGTAGCTTGTCTCCCTGTCGACAGCACTCCTGTGGAGGTCTGA
- a CDS encoding chorismate mutase → MSPIDSGRMAERKARLASLDQEIIDLVRERGAVVEQLRTLRRLAGLREFQLADENEVLSRYQEALGRPGTSIALELLALARAERAGAVRSEPAPQMARAAA, encoded by the coding sequence ATGTCACCGATCGACTCCGGGCGGATGGCCGAGCGGAAGGCGCGCCTGGCCTCCCTCGACCAGGAGATCATCGACCTGGTACGCGAACGCGGCGCCGTCGTCGAGCAGTTGCGCACGCTGCGCCGGCTCGCGGGGCTGCGCGAGTTCCAACTGGCCGACGAGAACGAGGTGCTCAGCCGGTACCAAGAGGCCCTCGGCCGACCGGGCACCTCGATCGCCCTGGAGCTGCTGGCGCTGGCCCGCGCCGAGCGCGCCGGAGCCGTCCGCTCCGAGCCCGCCCCGCAGATGGCTCGCGCCGCTGCCTGA
- a CDS encoding response regulator transcription factor, which produces MRIVIAEASTVLRAGLAQVLDGGGHRVAAAAPGTAELPALVARHRPDAVVVGVRPAGPFGGDHSVEDVLTARRTRPGTAALLYSAAPEPGLAARLFACGRERTGLVLRDHITESEALFAALGRIAAGGSVVDPRAVAPGDVGAPAPPPDPAGPAARADLAALSARELDVLRLMAQGRTNSAIADELCVSAGTVEKRAAAVFGKLGLPGGDRDNRRVLAVLRFLDAQRSRTPAFVDAPARATPFLVRRAAARPVSRARAAA; this is translated from the coding sequence ATGCGCATTGTGATCGCCGAAGCCTCCACGGTCCTGCGGGCCGGCCTGGCCCAGGTGCTGGACGGCGGCGGCCACCGGGTCGCCGCCGCCGCGCCCGGCACAGCCGAGCTGCCCGCCCTCGTCGCCCGGCACCGGCCCGACGCCGTCGTCGTCGGCGTCCGGCCCGCCGGCCCCTTCGGCGGCGACCACTCGGTGGAGGACGTGCTCACCGCGCGCCGGACACGGCCCGGCACGGCCGCGCTGCTGTACAGCGCGGCTCCCGAACCCGGCCTTGCCGCCCGGCTGTTCGCTTGCGGGCGGGAGCGGACCGGCCTTGTGCTGCGGGATCACATCACCGAGTCGGAGGCGCTGTTCGCCGCCCTCGGCAGGATCGCCGCCGGCGGCTCGGTCGTCGACCCGAGGGCCGTCGCCCCTGGGGACGTCGGCGCGCCCGCGCCGCCGCCGGACCCGGCCGGGCCGGCCGCCCGCGCCGACCTGGCCGCGCTGAGCGCCCGGGAGCTGGACGTCCTGCGCCTCATGGCCCAGGGCCGGACCAACAGCGCCATCGCCGACGAGCTGTGTGTCTCCGCCGGCACCGTGGAGAAGCGGGCCGCCGCGGTCTTCGGCAAGCTGGGCCTGCCGGGCGGCGATCGCGACAACCGCCGGGTCCTGGCGGTCCTGCGCTTCCTCGACGCCCAGCGCTCCCGGACCCCCGCGTTCGTCGACGCGCCCGCCCGGGCGACCCCCTTCCTCGTCCGGCGCGCGGCCGCCCGCCCCGTCTCCCGGGCCAGGGCGGCGGCGTAG
- a CDS encoding aminodeoxychorismate/anthranilate synthase component II, which produces MRVLVVDAYDSFTHIIDQYLRGLGADTEVVRSGTRSTEALVSRAPDAVVLGPGPGHPADSGHVELVHAFAGRVPLLGICLGHQAIGLAYGGRVVVADRVRHGKTSTVRHDGTGLYEGLGTEMTAARYHSLIVAEPLPEALEATGHAADDGCVMSLVHRRLPVWGIQFHPESVATSGGSRLLENFLTAAREHTAAREHASLHV; this is translated from the coding sequence GTGAGGGTCCTGGTGGTCGACGCGTACGACAGCTTCACCCACATCATCGACCAGTACCTGCGCGGCCTCGGCGCCGACACCGAGGTGGTGCGGTCCGGCACCCGGTCCACCGAGGCCCTCGTCTCGCGCGCCCCGGACGCCGTGGTGCTCGGCCCCGGCCCGGGCCATCCCGCGGACAGCGGCCATGTCGAGCTCGTCCACGCCTTCGCGGGGCGGGTGCCGCTGCTCGGCATCTGCCTGGGCCACCAGGCGATCGGCCTGGCCTACGGGGGCCGGGTGGTGGTCGCGGACCGGGTCCGGCACGGCAAGACCAGCACCGTACGACACGACGGCACCGGCCTGTACGAGGGCCTCGGCACGGAGATGACCGCGGCCCGCTACCACTCGCTGATCGTCGCCGAACCGCTGCCCGAGGCGCTCGAAGCCACCGGGCACGCCGCGGACGACGGCTGCGTGATGTCCCTGGTCCACCGCCGACTGCCCGTCTGGGGGATCCAGTTCCATCCGGAGAGCGTGGCCACCTCGGGCGGGTCGCGGCTCCTGGAGAACTTTCTGACTGCCGCCCGAGAGCACACCGCCGCCCGAGAGCACGCCTCGCTGCACGTGTGA
- a CDS encoding anthranilate synthase component I family protein: protein MRDSTDKETFLARVERCLRHIGVGDVYQIQIGHSIEVATDLEPLQVYRRLRARNPSPYMYLVPRAGTTLIGASPEVLLADDGERLVMRPIAGTAPRSGDPETDERRVAALRADEKERAEHIMLVDLCRNDIGRVCLPRTLETERLMTVETYSHVFHLVSTVSGRRDPAHDTWSALRASFPAGTVTGAPKIRAMELIQGLEDGPRGMYAGAVGLVDLRGWSRFALCIRTVVHDGTGYRTQSCAGIVADSTPEGEWRETLHKMAAAHWALTGKELLP, encoded by the coding sequence GTGCGCGACAGCACCGACAAGGAGACCTTCCTGGCCCGGGTCGAGCGCTGCCTTCGCCACATCGGCGTCGGCGACGTCTACCAGATCCAGATCGGCCACAGCATCGAGGTCGCCACCGACCTCGAACCGCTCCAGGTCTACCGTCGGCTGCGTGCCCGCAACCCGTCGCCGTACATGTACCTGGTGCCCAGAGCCGGCACCACCCTGATCGGGGCCAGCCCCGAGGTGCTCCTCGCCGACGACGGCGAGCGCCTCGTGATGCGGCCCATCGCCGGCACCGCCCCGCGCAGCGGCGACCCGGAGACCGACGAGCGGCGCGTCGCCGCCCTCCGCGCCGACGAGAAGGAACGCGCCGAGCACATCATGCTCGTCGACCTGTGCCGCAACGACATCGGACGCGTCTGCCTGCCGCGGACCCTGGAGACCGAGCGGCTGATGACGGTCGAGACGTACTCCCACGTCTTCCACCTCGTCTCCACCGTCTCCGGCCGGCGCGACCCGGCACACGACACCTGGTCCGCGCTGCGCGCCTCCTTCCCCGCCGGCACCGTCACCGGGGCGCCGAAGATCCGCGCCATGGAGCTGATCCAGGGCCTGGAGGACGGGCCGCGCGGGATGTACGCGGGCGCGGTCGGCCTCGTCGACCTGCGCGGCTGGAGCCGGTTCGCCCTGTGCATCAGGACCGTGGTGCACGACGGCACCGGCTACCGCACCCAGAGCTGCGCGGGCATCGTCGCCGACTCGACCCCCGAGGGCGAGTGGCGCGAGACGCTGCACAAGATGGCCGCCGCCCACTGGGCGCTGACCGGAAAGGAACTGCTGCCGTGA
- a CDS encoding clavaminate synthase family protein → MTLALDSSTVGAPARTLTVGPGDADWITGLARRLAPVAAGRIDTPEWVAAARDAWCDLPAGLRRGLRAFRRDSGPSGALLVRGLPVDEPALPDTPTGRGSVQHTATVPAAVLLTVAAGLGDPAAFRPEKSGALVQDVVPVPGQEEFQGNAGSVLLSFHTENAFHPHRPDFVMLLCLRADHEGVAGLRTACVRQALPLLSEAGRTALRSKEFVTAAPPSFGTVAGASTPHAVLTGAPDDPDVRVDFAATRATTPRAARALDELNELFDLTAQTVRLTPGDLAIVDNRVTVHGRTPFRPRYDGRDRWLQRSFVLTDLRRSRGLRARDGYVLD, encoded by the coding sequence ATGACACTCGCACTCGACTCCTCCACCGTCGGCGCACCGGCCCGGACCCTGACCGTCGGGCCGGGCGACGCCGACTGGATCACCGGCCTGGCCCGGCGCCTCGCCCCGGTCGCCGCCGGACGCATCGACACCCCCGAGTGGGTCGCCGCCGCCCGCGACGCCTGGTGCGACCTGCCCGCCGGCCTCCGCCGCGGGCTGCGCGCCTTCCGCCGCGACTCCGGCCCCTCCGGCGCCCTCCTCGTCCGCGGCCTCCCGGTCGACGAGCCCGCGCTGCCCGACACCCCCACCGGCCGCGGCTCGGTGCAGCACACGGCCACGGTGCCCGCCGCCGTCCTGCTGACGGTGGCCGCCGGCCTCGGCGACCCGGCCGCCTTCCGCCCCGAGAAGTCCGGCGCGCTGGTCCAGGACGTCGTCCCGGTGCCCGGGCAGGAGGAGTTCCAGGGCAACGCCGGATCCGTGCTGCTCTCCTTCCACACCGAGAACGCCTTCCACCCGCACCGCCCCGACTTCGTGATGCTGCTGTGCCTGCGCGCCGACCACGAGGGCGTCGCCGGGCTGCGCACCGCCTGCGTACGCCAGGCGCTGCCGCTGCTGAGCGAGGCGGGCCGGACGGCGCTGCGGAGCAAGGAGTTCGTCACCGCGGCCCCGCCCTCCTTCGGCACGGTGGCCGGCGCGAGCACGCCGCACGCGGTGCTGACCGGAGCGCCCGACGACCCCGACGTACGGGTCGACTTCGCCGCCACCCGCGCCACCACCCCCCGCGCGGCGCGCGCCCTGGACGAGCTGAACGAGCTGTTCGACCTGACGGCGCAGACCGTCCGGCTCACCCCCGGTGACCTGGCGATCGTCGACAACCGGGTCACCGTCCACGGCCGCACCCCCTTCCGGCCCCGCTACGACGGCCGGGACCGCTGGCTCCAGCGCAGCTTCGTCCTGACCGACCTGCGCCGCTCCCGCGGACTGCGGGCCCGCGACGGCTACGTACTCGACTGA
- a CDS encoding MbtH family protein, giving the protein MSNPFDDPEGRYHVLVNDEGQYSLWPAFADVPAGWQAVLEDAGHDESQAYVAAHWTDMRPRSVAEAMAHAG; this is encoded by the coding sequence ATGAGCAACCCGTTCGACGACCCCGAGGGCCGTTACCACGTGCTGGTCAACGACGAGGGCCAGTACTCCCTGTGGCCGGCCTTCGCCGACGTCCCCGCCGGCTGGCAGGCGGTCCTGGAGGACGCCGGCCACGACGAGAGCCAGGCGTACGTCGCCGCCCACTGGACCGACATGCGCCCGCGCTCCGTCGCCGAGGCGATGGCCCATGCCGGTTGA
- the sbnA gene encoding 2,3-diaminopropionate biosynthesis protein SbnA has protein sequence MPIISAPQEFNEDDLYVDLRPVLGSSIYLKCEGFNFSGSIKQKAALSMIEAAEQSGVLKEDSILVESSSGNLGVALSMIAASKGHRFLCVTDSRCNLAARRLMEALGAEVRIVTDPDPEGGFLGARLALVRRLCATDPRHVWLNQYRNADNWRAHYRWTAPPIAQRFPGVDVLFIGAGTTGTLMGCARWFKEHRPDVRIVAVDSVGSVTFGRPPGPRMIPGLGAGVRPALLDESFVDDVVIVPESETVRMCHRLAARGFLFGGSTGTVAAGASQWLARQDADRTGLVSVAISPDLGERYLDTLYQTNWVQGVYGDEVAGVGAKPGVETVGTAEAVESAA, from the coding sequence ATGCCGATCATCTCGGCCCCGCAGGAATTCAACGAAGACGATCTCTACGTCGATCTCCGGCCGGTACTCGGCTCGTCGATCTACCTCAAATGCGAGGGCTTCAATTTCAGCGGATCCATCAAACAGAAGGCCGCGCTCTCGATGATCGAGGCGGCCGAGCAGAGCGGGGTGCTCAAAGAGGACTCGATCCTGGTCGAGTCCTCCTCCGGCAACCTCGGCGTCGCACTGAGCATGATCGCGGCCAGCAAGGGCCACCGCTTCCTGTGCGTCACCGACTCCCGCTGCAACCTCGCGGCCCGGCGCCTGATGGAGGCGCTCGGCGCGGAGGTCCGCATCGTCACCGACCCCGACCCCGAAGGAGGCTTCCTCGGCGCGCGGCTCGCCCTGGTCCGCCGGCTGTGCGCCACCGACCCCCGGCACGTCTGGCTCAACCAGTACCGCAACGCCGACAACTGGCGCGCCCACTACCGCTGGACCGCGCCGCCGATCGCCCAGCGCTTCCCCGGCGTCGACGTGCTCTTCATCGGCGCCGGCACCACCGGCACGCTGATGGGCTGCGCCCGCTGGTTCAAGGAGCACCGGCCCGACGTGCGCATCGTCGCGGTGGACAGCGTCGGCTCGGTCACCTTCGGCCGGCCGCCGGGGCCCCGGATGATCCCGGGGCTCGGCGCGGGCGTACGGCCCGCGCTGCTCGACGAGTCGTTCGTCGACGACGTGGTGATCGTCCCCGAGTCCGAGACGGTCCGCATGTGCCACCGGCTCGCCGCCCGCGGCTTCCTCTTCGGCGGCTCCACCGGGACCGTCGCGGCGGGCGCGTCCCAGTGGCTCGCCCGGCAGGACGCGGACCGCACCGGCCTGGTCTCCGTGGCGATCTCCCCGGACCTGGGAGAGCGCTATCTCGACACCCTCTACCAGACCAACTGGGTGCAGGGGGTGTACGGCGACGAGGTGGCCGGAGTCGGCGCGAAGCCGGGCGTCGAGACCGTCGGCACCGCCGAAGCCGTCGAGTCGGCGGCCTGA
- the sbnB gene encoding 2,3-diaminopropionate biosynthesis protein SbnB — MSSPTAAPPDFAVISGAQVDRVLGGRHREVTGIIEAAYRAHGAGDTVNPPSYFLRFPDRPSSRIIALPASVGGGIGVDGLKWISSFPENVAAGLPRASAVLILNDPATGYPLACLESSIISAARTAASAALAADRLSAGRARPRRVGFFGVGLIARFIHAFLAGTGWEFDETGVYDLSREHSEGFAGYLERSGAPGTVTVHESAEALIRSSDLVVFATVAGEPHVEDPAWFDHHPLVLHVSLRDLAPEVVLAATNVVDDVEHCLKANTSLHLAEQRTGHRDFVHGTLYDVLDGTLRPPADRPVIFSPFGLGILDLALGKHVYDTVREAGELSVVDGFFHEMRRYG; from the coding sequence ATGTCCTCACCCACCGCGGCACCGCCCGACTTCGCCGTGATCTCCGGTGCCCAGGTCGACCGCGTGCTCGGCGGCCGGCACCGGGAGGTCACCGGCATCATCGAAGCGGCCTACCGCGCCCACGGCGCCGGCGACACCGTCAACCCGCCCTCGTACTTCCTGCGCTTCCCCGACCGGCCGAGCTCCCGCATCATCGCGCTGCCCGCCTCCGTCGGCGGCGGCATCGGGGTCGACGGGCTCAAGTGGATCTCCAGCTTCCCCGAGAACGTCGCGGCGGGGCTGCCGCGCGCCTCGGCCGTGCTGATCCTCAACGACCCCGCCACCGGCTACCCGCTGGCCTGCCTGGAGAGCTCCATCATCAGCGCCGCGCGCACCGCGGCCTCGGCCGCGCTCGCCGCGGACCGGCTCTCCGCGGGCCGGGCGCGCCCCCGCCGCGTCGGCTTCTTCGGCGTCGGACTGATCGCCCGCTTCATCCACGCCTTCCTGGCCGGCACCGGCTGGGAGTTCGACGAGACGGGCGTGTACGACCTGAGCCGAGAGCACTCCGAGGGGTTCGCCGGCTACCTGGAGCGCTCCGGCGCCCCCGGCACCGTCACCGTGCACGAGAGCGCCGAAGCGCTCATCCGCTCCAGCGACCTCGTCGTCTTCGCCACCGTCGCGGGCGAGCCGCACGTCGAGGACCCCGCGTGGTTCGATCACCATCCGCTGGTCCTGCACGTCTCGCTGCGCGACCTGGCGCCCGAGGTGGTCCTCGCCGCGACCAACGTGGTGGACGACGTCGAGCACTGCCTGAAGGCGAACACCTCCCTGCACCTGGCCGAACAGCGCACCGGCCACCGCGACTTCGTGCACGGGACCCTGTACGACGTGCTGGACGGCACCCTCCGACCCCCCGCCGACCGGCCGGTGATCTTCTCGCCGTTCGGCCTCGGGATCCTCGACCTCGCGCTCGGCAAGCACGTGTACGACACCGTGCGCGAGGCGGGCGAACTCTCCGTCGTCGACGGCTTCTTCCACGAGATGCGCCGCTACGGCTGA
- a CDS encoding IS110 family transposase produces the protein MSTPHARIWVGIDAGKGHHWAAAVDADGQTLFSTKVINDEAQILTLIETARERADEVRWAVDISGRASTLLLALLVAHGQQVVYVPGRTVNRMTGAYRGEGKTDAKDARVIADQARMRRDFAPLDTPPELVTTLQVLTHYRADLIADRVRLVNRLRDLLVGICPALERAFDYSAAKGPVVMLTEYQTPAALRRIGVKRLTTWLERRKVRSAQAVATKAVEAAQSQMTVLPGEKRAAKLVCDLAHQLLALDERIKDNDREIRETFRADDRAEIIESMPGMGPILGAEFVAIVGDLSGYRDAGRLASHAGLAPVPRDSGRRTGNYHRPKRYNRRLRWLFYMSAQSAMMRPGPSRDYYLKKRGEGLLHTQALLALARRRVDVLWAMLRDKRLFTSAPPITQTA, from the coding sequence TTGAGCACGCCTCACGCGCGCATATGGGTCGGCATCGACGCAGGCAAAGGGCACCACTGGGCGGCCGCTGTCGACGCCGACGGTCAGACGTTGTTCTCGACAAAAGTGATCAACGACGAAGCGCAGATCCTCACGCTCATCGAGACGGCCCGCGAGCGGGCGGATGAGGTGCGGTGGGCGGTGGATATCTCCGGCCGTGCGTCCACGCTGCTGCTGGCTCTGCTGGTTGCCCACGGGCAGCAGGTGGTCTACGTGCCCGGCCGCACTGTCAACCGGATGACCGGCGCCTACCGGGGCGAGGGCAAGACCGACGCCAAGGACGCCCGGGTCATCGCCGACCAGGCCCGCATGCGACGGGACTTCGCCCCACTGGACACGCCCCCGGAGCTGGTCACCACCCTCCAGGTGCTCACTCACTACCGGGCGGATCTGATCGCCGACCGCGTCCGGCTGGTCAATCGGCTCCGTGACCTGCTGGTGGGCATCTGCCCGGCCCTGGAGCGGGCCTTCGACTACTCCGCGGCCAAGGGCCCGGTCGTGATGCTGACCGAGTACCAGACTCCGGCCGCCCTGCGCCGGATCGGCGTCAAGCGGCTGACTACCTGGCTGGAACGCCGCAAGGTCCGCAGCGCCCAGGCCGTCGCCACCAAGGCGGTGGAAGCGGCCCAGTCGCAGATGACCGTCCTGCCCGGCGAGAAGCGGGCCGCCAAGCTGGTCTGCGACCTGGCCCACCAGCTCCTGGCCCTGGACGAGCGGATCAAGGACAACGACCGGGAGATCCGTGAGACCTTCCGCGCCGACGACCGCGCCGAGATCATCGAGTCCATGCCCGGCATGGGCCCCATCCTCGGAGCCGAGTTCGTCGCGATCGTCGGCGACCTGTCCGGCTACCGCGACGCTGGGCGCCTGGCCTCGCATGCCGGCCTGGCCCCGGTGCCTCGCGACTCCGGCCGCCGCACCGGCAACTACCACCGGCCCAAACGCTACAACCGGCGCCTGCGCTGGTTGTTCTACATGTCCGCGCAGTCCGCCATGATGCGGCCGGGCCCGTCGCGGGACTACTACCTCAAGAAGCGTGGCGAGGGGCTGCTGCACACCCAGGCCCTGCTCGCACTTGCCCGCCGTCGGGTCGACGTGCTCTGGGCGATGCTGCGTGACAAGAGGCTGTTCACCTCCGCCCCGCCGATCACGCAGACGGCTTGA
- a CDS encoding TauD/TfdA family dioxygenase, whose translation MTSVLDLTASVPAALPGRLPVMTADGADTPPAWAAAHRGAVRAAVDEHGAVVVRGLRPRTPEAVAEIAAAFGIEAMPEREAFAPRRTLAPGVLSSSEWPPDEPMCMHHELSYAAQVPSLALFACLTAPGDGGATAVADSTAVLRALPPELVERFDRVGWRLTRTYREVGVAWTEAFGTDDPGQVDAYCAQEGIAHEWLPDGALRTRQRRAAVVTHPGSGRPVWFNQAAFLNELTLDPMVREYLTDVYGPDSLPFNTAYGDGEPIPAEAVDTINRAYQDATCREPWRTGDVLLVDNLRMAHSREPYEGDREIAVVLGNPVRLPGHVLAP comes from the coding sequence ATGACGTCCGTCCTTGACCTCACGGCCTCCGTACCGGCCGCCCTCCCCGGCCGGCTGCCGGTGATGACCGCCGACGGAGCCGACACCCCGCCCGCCTGGGCCGCGGCCCACCGCGGCGCCGTGCGCGCCGCGGTCGACGAGCACGGGGCGGTGGTGGTGCGCGGCCTGCGCCCCCGTACCCCCGAGGCCGTCGCGGAGATCGCGGCCGCGTTCGGCATCGAGGCGATGCCGGAGCGCGAGGCGTTCGCGCCGCGCCGCACCCTCGCGCCGGGCGTCCTGTCCTCCTCCGAGTGGCCGCCCGACGAGCCGATGTGCATGCACCACGAGCTGAGTTACGCCGCACAGGTGCCCTCCCTCGCCCTGTTCGCCTGCCTCACCGCGCCCGGCGACGGCGGCGCCACCGCCGTCGCGGACTCCACTGCCGTGCTGCGCGCCCTCCCGCCCGAGCTCGTCGAGCGGTTCGACCGCGTCGGCTGGCGGCTGACCCGCACCTACCGCGAGGTCGGCGTCGCCTGGACCGAGGCGTTCGGCACCGACGACCCCGGCCAGGTGGACGCCTACTGCGCCCAGGAGGGCATCGCCCACGAGTGGCTGCCCGATGGGGCGCTGCGCACCCGACAGCGGCGCGCCGCGGTGGTCACGCACCCGGGCAGCGGGCGGCCCGTCTGGTTCAACCAGGCGGCCTTCCTCAACGAGCTGACCCTCGACCCGATGGTCCGCGAGTACCTGACCGACGTGTACGGGCCCGACTCGCTGCCGTTCAACACGGCGTACGGCGACGGGGAACCCATCCCGGCCGAGGCGGTCGACACCATCAACCGGGCCTACCAGGACGCCACGTGCCGCGAACCGTGGCGCACCGGCGACGTCCTGCTCGTGGACAACCTGCGCATGGCGCACAGCCGCGAGCCCTACGAGGGCGACCGCGAGATCGCCGTGGTCCTCGGCAACCCGGTCCGCCTGCCCGGCCATGTGCTCGCGCCCTGA